In the Candidatus Tisiphia endosymbiont of Melanophora roralis genome, GTTACTTATTATAATAAAGGCTTTCCAACTCGCAAATGGGAGAAGCCAGCTGGTAAACGTAATGAGGCACTTGATTGTAGGGTTTATGCCTTAGCAGCTTTGTACATACTAAACCCAAATTTAGAACTTTTAGCAAATAAAATGCTTGAGCAAACAGCAAAAGTAGAAGTTAAAGAAACTGAGAAAAAGCTGAGTTTAAACTTTATCAAGCCAATCAGAAAAACAACTAGCTTTGTCAAAAATTGGTAAATTTAAATCCTGAAATATTATGCATTGCCGCCTTTATGTAATTCTTCATCATCGAAATCTATTGTTGCTTTAGCAGCATGCATTATAACGTTAAAATATGAGAAGCAGAATTTTAATAAATAATGCTCAGTTATTATGTTAGTTGCTAAAAAATTATCAAATTTATCTTTTTCAGTATTGGCAGTATGCAATATATTTTCTTGAATATAAAGCCTATTAATCAGCTTAGCTTCTAATAAAGTAGTAATTACCACCCAAGTTACGAAATAACAAATATTACCAAATATACTGTCATCGATGATTAGATTGATAGGACTATTATAATTATTTTGTTTGCTTACTGTATAAATTAATTCGCGAAGTATACTGTCATCGTATTTATTTGGTGCGTCGATAATTTTTATTATTGTAAAATTATTTTCCTTACAAAAATTGATCAAAGATTGCCTTATGAGTTCAAAACGGGCATGTGATGAATATAATAAGATAATGGCTTGTTGGTTGTTCATATGCGATCCCTTCTCTAATGTTTTAATAATTAAGAGTTTTGATCGCCAAAGATAAAATGATAAAAGAAAATTTTATAGGTTATATATATCTTGGCGATCGGGGGTTCGAAAAACCGCATAACACAGCTACAATAGCCTTTAGGCTTGAGATTTACACCCCAAGCCTTGAACATAGCTATCATCACCCCGATCATGTAATCGAGGAACATCATTTTTACGGTTGATGTTTTACCGGTTATGCTGGAGGTTTCGATACCCCAAAGTAACTTTGCAGTTACTTCATTTTTAATTTCAAACTACAGTTAGCAAAAGTCAATAATAAGTTTTTTCAATTACTAATTATATCTTACGGTGATTTCTGAACCAACATCATTTACTGCAGGTGAAACTGTCGAATGGCAACGATATTTAAACAAATATCCTGCTAATGAAGGCTGGAATTTATCTTATAGCTTTCGTAATTATACCACTAGTTTTGACGTTGCTGCTATTGCTGTAAATTGTAATCAGGTTTTGCCCCCTTTAGAGCAAAGATTGTAACGAAAATTGATCCCTTTAAAAAAGTAATAATATCTCCAAAAAAGTGGCGTGGCGATCCAAATAAACAGCAATTATCTTTTATCTAAATTTTAGATGAAAATAAATTATTGTCAATAAACGTTGAAAAATGACCCGTTTAGCGAGCAATATTGTAGAGGGTAAAATTAGTTATTTTCGTTTTCTCATACGATAACTTTCGTTACCAATTTTTATGATGTTACAGTTGTGGCAAATTCTGTCAAGTAATGCTACCGTCATTTTATTACAACCAAAGACTTGTGGTCATTCTAGGAATTTGTGACATATAATACTAATTCCCTAATTTAAATTAGTATAAATAGTAGAAAAAAGATGAGATTATGTTATAATATTCCAAGTTTATGAATAAATTAAGGAAAGGAATATAATGGGATGTCATCAAAGATTAATAACAGAAGAGTTATACCAACGTGCTATTGAGCAACTTGCAAGCATGAACCGAGATAATAGAGTTGCTATTAGACTTATGGCTATAATTGCTGCTAAAGAAAATGGTGTTGGTGTAGTATGTAAGGTATTTAATATAACAACCAATACGCTTAGGAACTGGGTAAAAAGCTTTGCTCAAGGTAATGATAAAAGCCTTGAATATAAACAAGGTAGAGGACGAAAAAGTAAATTAACAAAAAATTGTTGTGAAGCAATAAATAAATGGTTACAAGACGATTGTAACATGACAATAAAAAATATCATCATAAAACTTAAAGAAAA is a window encoding:
- a CDS encoding ATP-binding protein, translating into MTVALLDRICHNCNIIKIGNESYRMRKRK
- a CDS encoding helix-turn-helix domain-containing protein — its product is MGCHQRLITEELYQRAIEQLASMNRDNRVAIRLMAIIAAKENGVGVVCKVFNITTNTLRNWVKSFAQGNDKSLEYKQGRGRKSKLTKNCCEAINKWLQDDCNMTIKNIIIKLKENLEIDASKSVVHRVLQKLKFAYITPRPVHYKQNKETHEGSKKNFKKQ